ACCTCACCCACCTGTTCACCCGGAACGTCTGAGAGGAGGAGACACCATGATGTTCACGACCCAGCAGTCGATCGAGGCGGAGACCGCCTATCGGCAGGAGCGCCTCAAGCGCGATTTTCAGGCGACCGGCCGGAAGCAGCGCACCGCGCCGGCGCAGCAGAAGCCGACGTCGCGGAACGCGCGCCGCTTCCTGCGACCCACCACGGCCGCGTGAGCGCCGTACACGCCGTCCCTGACCCGCAAGCCCAGGTCAGGGACGGCGTTCTTGTGGCCTCTCCGGGTGGCCTCAGTCCGGCTGGTACGACGTGGTGAGCACGCTGCAGCCGGAGATTTCGCGCTCAGGCGACGGCCGTGGGCCGGGCTGCCGTCGATTTGTGTCGGCTCCAGGGGCGAAGATGGACGACGTGCCCTGGACCTCGACACCTCTCGTCGGCCGCTCGACCGAGATGGCCGCCATGCTCAGCGCCGTCGACGACGCGAAAACGCGTCGCGCCGGCGCCATTCTGCTGTCCGGTGACGCCGGCGTCGGCAAGACCCGGCTGCTGGACGAGGTGGCCACCGGCGCCCACGAGCGCGGGTTCGGCGTACTGGTCGGGCACTGCACCGACTTCGGCGACGCCGGCCTGCCGTACCTGCCGTTCAGCGAGATCTTCGGCCGGCTCGCGGGCGAGCGCCCGGATCTGGTCGAGAGCGTGCTCACCAACTTCCCGGCGATCGGCCGGCTGCTGCCGACGCACCGGCTGATCGGCGCCCAGCCGGTCCCGCAGGACGGTCCGCTCGACCGGGCCGCGCTCTTCGACGCCGTGCTCGGGGCACTGACCGCACTGTCGACCAGCGAGCCGCTGCTGGTGATCGTCGAGGACACCCACTGGGCCGACGACTCCACCCGAGACCTGATCGGCTTCCTGCTCACTCGGCTGACCTCGCAGCGGCTGGCGCTGATCGTGTCGTACCGCAGCGACGACCTGCACCGCCGGCACCCGCTGCGCCGACCGATCGCCGAGTGGTCGCGCAATCCGCGTGTACGACGGGTGACGCTCAACCCGCTCGACGCCGTCGAGTCCCGCGCCCTGCTGAACGCACTGACGACCGAGCGGCTGCCGGAGGACGAGGAGCGCCGGATCCTGGAGCGTGCGGGCGGCAACGCGTTCTTCACCGAAGAACTGGTCGCCGCGGCCTCGATGGGCGACGGCAGCGCCGTACCGCCTGACCTGGCCGACCTGCTGCTCGTCCGGCTCGACCCGCTGTCCGACGACGCCCGCCAGGTCGCACGGGTGATCGCCGTCGCCGGCCGCCGGGTGTCCCACCAGCTGCTGACGGCGGTGGCCGGCCTGCCCGACCGCGAGCTGGAAACCGCGCTGCGCGAGCTGATCGACGCGCACATCATCGAGCACCCCGGCAACGCGAGCTACTACTTCCGCCACGCCCTGCTGGCCGAGGCCGTGTACGACGACCTGCTGCCGGGCGAGCGGGTCCGCCAGCACGCGGCGTACGCGAAGGCTCTGCAGGACCAGACCGTCGCCGGTACGGCGGCCGAGCTGGCAGGGCACGCCACCCGCTCGCACGACCTGATCACCGCGTTCGAGGCGCGGGTCCGGGCCGGGCAGGAGGCGCTGTCGGTCGCCGCGCCGCAGGAGGCGCTCAAGCACTACGAGATGGCGCTCGAGCTGTTCCCGAGCGATCCGGCGGCCAGCTCGGTCGACCGGACCTGGCTGATCGTCGACACCGCGATGGCGGCGACGCTGTCGTCGCAGCACCTGCGCGCGGTGAAGCTGCTGCGCAAGGCGCTGGCCGACCTGCCCGCCGACGCGCCGATCCGGCAGCGGGCCGAGCTGCTGCTGCCGTTGTCCGACATCTCGCTGGTGATCGACCACGACCAGGAGGCGAACGAAGCGGCGTCGCAGGCGTTCCGGCTGGTCGCCGACGAGCCGGCCAGCGCGTTCAAGGCCAAGGTGATCGCGCTGTACGCCCGGGTCTGCGACGCGCTCGGCCGGCCGATGGAGGCCGAGCGCTGGGCCCGCGAGGCGCTGCAGGTCGCGCGCGAGGTCGGTCAGGAGTCCGCGGCCGGCGATGCCGGGATCACGCTGGCGCAGCTGCGCAAGCGGGCGGGCGATCCGGTGGCCGCGGCGAAGCAGTTGGAAGAGGCCGCCGTACGGGCTCAGCTGGCGGGTGACGCTGCGGCCGAGGTGCGCAGTCGGTACTTGCTGGGGTCGAACCACTTCGACCTGGGTGAGCTGGACGCGGCGAAGACAGCGCTCGAGTACGCCGCGCAGCGGGCCGGTGAGCTGGGGCGGCAGTGGGCGGCGTACGGGTTCGATGCTCGGCGGATGCTGGCGCTGACGCAGTTCACCATGGGCGAGTGGGACGAGGCGGCGGAGACGGCTCGGGCCGACTCGATGACGCCGTCGGCCGCTGCGGCCGGGCTGCGGAGTGTCGGGCTGATGGTTCGGGGTGGGCGGGGTGACACGTCGGTCGCCGAGGACCTGCAGGCGATGCGGAAGTGGTGGTCGCTGGACGTGATGCTGCCGCTGATCGGGCTGCAGCCGGCGGTCGAGGCTTACCGGCAGCTCGATCAGGTGGCCGAGGCGGAGAAGCTGATCGCCGAGGTGTCGGCGCAGATCGAGTACGTGTTCCAGACCGAGTGGTACATGGCGAAGATCCGGTTCTCCGCGCTCGGGCTGCAGTTGCTGTGCCATCGGGTGGTGAGTGAGCCGTCGGCGGCGGGCGAGCTGGTCGCGCGTGGGGCGGAGCTGCTGGCCGAGGGGCATGCGACGGCGGAGAAGGGGCTGCCGCCGGGGCGGGTGCTGGGGGTCGAGGGGATCGCTTGGCTCGCGCGGCTGGAGGCGGAGTGGGAGCGGCTGCGGTGGTTGGCGGATGTGGACCCGCCGACCGCTGAGGAGCATGTGGCGACCTGGCAGCGGACTGCTGACGCGTTCGGGTACGGGTTCGTGATCGAGCAGGCGTGGTCGCGGGTGCGACTGTCGTCGGCGCTACGCGCCGCTGGGCGGGTCGCGGATGCGAACGAGCAGGCGCAGCTGGCCGCCGAGGTCGGGCGGCGGTTGGGTGCTCAGCCGCTGCTGGACGAGCTGGGCAGTGCTGCGGATCCTGTTGGTTCGGCCGCGCTGACTGCCCGCGAGACCGAGGTGCTGGCGCTACTGGCCGAGGGCCGGACCAACCGGCAGCTGGCTCGGGAGCTGTACATCAGCGAGAAGACGGTCAGCGTGCACGTCTCGAACATCCTCGCCAAGCTCGGCGTCCGCTCCCGCACCGAAGCTGCTGCCGTAGCCCGCCGGGACGGATTGTTGGAGGCATAAGCCTTCTCCCCCGGCGGTCGCCGTACGCCCTAGTGCCGGCTGCGGTGGCTGTGTGCCGCGCGCGGGACGACAGTCGTCCGTAGCTGCCGTCGGCCGCGGTGGCGGGCCAGTTCGTCGATCCGCCGTACGGCGACCTCTGGCCGGTGCTCGACCGTGGCCGGCTGCTCAGTCGCGGCGTCCGGCTCCATCGAGTCGATCAGCTCGTCCAGGACCTGCTGAGCGCTCCGGAAACGCACTGTCACCAGCACGACCACACCGACCGCTGCGATCCCTACCAATACCCAGAGTTGCCAACTCATTCCCCACCACCCTGCAATCGCCCCGTTCCCCGTGGTAATCACCATAGACCCGTCTTCATCAGATGGCGATAGCTCCATCGCAATCCGTTACGAAGCGAGGTTTTGGAACCTTCAAATGTTGTCGAGCGCAATCACTTTGGGGTGACGAGGCAATGGTTCCGGACGGCGACCGACCATAACTCTCTGTCACATCATGGCGAGGCGCCTCCGGGCGGGCGGTCGGCACTAAGGTCGTGGCGGTGAAGATCTTCAGTGGGGACGAGGTGCGCCGGACCGTGCCGATGGCGGCGGCCGTGGACGCCGTCCGGGAGGCGTTCGGGGAGTTGCGCGCGGGGAACTTCGTGCTGCCCGCGCGGCAGGTGTTCGGGGACGGCGCGGTGCTGGTGATGTCGGCGTACCACCCGCCGTCGCGGACCGCCGTGGTGAAGAAGATCGGGATCGCGCTCGACCAGGTGCCGGCGATCCGGGCGACGGTGATCTGGACCGGCGCCGGGGAGCAGATAGTTGCCGACGGCACCTCTATCACGACGCTCCGGACGGGCGCTGTCGTAGGGGTTGCGACCGATCTGCTGGCGGCCGCGGACGCAACGCGGCTGACGGTGATCGGCACCGGCGCACAGTCGGCCGATCAGGTCCGCGCGGTGCTCGCCGTACGGCGAATTGCTGAGGTCACCTTGGTCGGCCGGGACGCCGGGAAGGCCGCGGCGCTTGCCGGTTCGCTGGGTGAGGAGTTCCCGGAGGTGAGGTTCGCGTCCGGCACCGACATCGACGCGGGCATCGCCGACGCCGAGGTCGTCTGCTGCGCGACGTCGTCCAGTACGCCGCTCTTCCGCGCGGACGCGCTCCCCGCACGGGTCCACGTCAACGCGATCGGCGCCTTCCGCCCGACGATGCGCGAGCTCTCCCGCGACCTGCTCGCCACCGCCTCCCTGGTCGTCGTCGACCAGGAGGAGGCCGCCCTCGAAGAGTCCGGCGAAGTCATTGACGCCGTCGAGGCAGGCGTGCTCTCCCGCGCTTCACTGCTCGACCTCGGCGACGCACTCGCCGCCCCACCCATAACCTCCGGCCGCACGCTCTTCAAATCCGTCGGCGTCGGCCCCCAGGACTGGGCCATCGCCAAGCTCCTGTCGGAGAGCTAGACCCTAGGTCCAGGCCAGGACTTTCTTGCGGTACGCGTACAGCAGGCCGACGGTGACGAAGGCCAGGAAGACGAACATCTCGATCAGGGACGACACTCCGACCGTGGCGAAGACCGTGGCCCAGGGGAACAAGTACACGGCGTCGACCGCGAAGATCACGTACAGGTAGGCGAACAGGTAGTACCGGATGTGGATCTGGGCCCAGCCCTCGCCAACGGGGTCGACGCCCGACTCGTACGTCGTGAGCTTCTCCGGCGTCGAGTACGTGATCGTCAGCGCGCGGTTCAGCGCGAAGGCGCCGACCAGGCCGCCGAGGCCGAGCAGGACGATCGCGACGACTACACCGTAGGCCTCCGACACGGGAAGAACTCTAGTTGGTGCAGAGCAGCATGGAGTCCAGCGCGACCTGCGGGCCGTACCCGGACTTCAGGTCGGTGACCTGGACGCGGAGCCGGTTGACGCCGGGGATCTGGCGGTTCAGCCAGGTCTCGGTCTCCTGGGTCTGGTCGACCGAGCCGACCACGGCGGCGCCGTTCAGCAGGGCGACCCGGACCGTGCCGTCGGTGATGTTGCCGAGCCAGTTCTTCACCCAGGAGCAGCCGGCCGAGTTCACGTCGCCCCAGACCACGCCGCCCTTGTCGGCAAGCAGCTCGGCCTCGGCGCGGCGCGGCGACTCCGACGCCGCCACCACGTTGAACGCGGGGCGCCCCTTGCCACCCGACGCGAGCAGCGGCTTGGCGAAGAGGCCACGCCACTTGTAGTGCGAGTACCCGTACGGCGCCGAGGCGGCCGCGGCGTACGGCGCCTGCGGGCCGATTGCCAGCCGGTAGGTCCGGATCGAGCCGGGCTGCTTCGACGAGATCGTCACGTTCGCGCCGGACGGCGTCCCGTGGCCGATCTCCTGCCAGCCCTTCACCGCGTCCCAGCGCTGCAGCGCGACCCGCGACCCGGCGGCCGGCGCGGGCGTCAGAACACCGCTCACGGTCAGTACGCCGGCCGTGTAGTCCGTCGTCCGCACGCTGCTGATCTTGACCGTCCGCGTCGGCGCGGCCTGCGCGGTCTCGGCGGCCCGCGCGGAGTCGCTCGCGACCATCGCGCTTTGCGCCGGGGCGATCACGCCGGCACACCCGGCGAGCACCAGCGCACCCGCAACCGCCGTACCGGCGGACACCAATCGGCGAGCGCGCGACGCCGTACCGGCGGACATCAGCCGGCGGGCGGACCGCGTCGTACCGCAGAACAAGTTGGCACGAACGCCCATCGTCAAGCTCCCTCGAGACCGGGTTGCCCCGGGTGGATCGCAGCAGTCGACAGACACACTGCCTGCTGCGGCAACAGAAGGCAAGCGAGCGACTCCTCTACGTCACAGCAGGCCCCTGCGCTACCACCTGTCCCAGGCTGTGGACCGGCGGGGCCGACCACTGGTTCGTGGCAAAAGCCGAACTAACATTGGGCTATCGCCCTGACCGGGGGGATCGGCGGCTCGCTCGAGGGCGTCCGCCGACCCAAGCTCGACTTGGAGATGACACGACTGATGGCCATCGAGGTCAAGCAGCTGGACCGCGTGGTGATCCGCTTCGCCGGTGACTCCGGTGACGGGATGCAGCTCACGGGGGACCGGTTCACCGCGGAAACGGCATCGTTCGGCAACGACCTGTCGACGCTGCCCAACTTCCCCGCCGAGATCCGGGCACCTGCCGGAACCCTGCCGGGAGTCTCCTCCTTCCAGCTGCACTTCGCCGACCACGACATCCTCACCCCGGGTGACGCGCCGGACGTGCTGATCGCGATGAACCCCGCGGCGCTGAAGGCCAACCTGCGCGACGTGCCGCGCGGCGCCACGCTGATCGTCGACACCGCCGACTTCACCACCCGCAACCTGAAGCGGATCGGGTACGACGCGAACCCGCTGGAGACCGGCGAGCTCGAGGCCTACCACGTGGTCGCGCTGAACCTGACCGGCATGACGGTGGAGTCGGTGAAGGAGTTCGGGCTGTCCCGCAAGGACGCCTCCCGGGCCAAGAACATGTACGCCCTCGGCCTGGTCTCCTGGCTGTTCCAGCGCCCGGTCGAGTCGACGATCGAGTTCCTGCAGACCAAGTTCGCCGGCAAGCCGGACATCCGCGACGCCAACATCGCGGCCTTCCGGGCGGGTTTCAACTTCGGCGAGACCGCCGAGGAGTTCTCGGTCCGGTACGAGGTGAAGCCGGCCAAGATGGCGACCGGCACGTACCGCAACATCTCCGGCAACCTCGCCCTGGCGTACGGCCTGGTGGCGGGCGCGCGGCGGGCCGGGCTGCCGCTGGTGCTCGGTGCGTACCCGATCACTCCGGCGTCCGACGTACTGCACGAGTTGTCCAAGCTGAAGCGGTTCGACGTGACGACGATCCAGGCCGAGGACGAGATCGCCGGTGTCGGCGCGGCACTCGGTGCGTCGTTCGCCGGCGCGCTCGGCGTGACCACGTCGTCCGGTCCGGGGATCAGCCTGAAGTCCGAGACGATCGGGCTCGGCGTGATGCTCGAGCTGCCGCTGGTGGTCTGCGACATCCAGCGCGCGGGTCCGTCGACCGGGATGCCGACCAAGACCGAGCAGGCCGACCTGCTGCAGGTGATGTTCGGCCGCAACGGCGAGGCGCCGCTGCCGGTGCTCGCGGCCCAGTCCCCCGCGGACTGCTTCGCGATCGCGGTCGAGGCGACCCGGATCGCGGTCACCTACCGGACGCCGGTGTTCGTGCTGTCCGACGGGTACCTGGCCAACGGCTCCGAGCCGTGGCAGATCCCGGCGGTCGACGACCTGGTCAAGATCGACCCGAACTTCACGACCGAGCCGAACGCGACGACCGATGACGGCAAGCCGACGTACCTCCCCTACCTGCGGGACCCGGAGACGCTCGCCCGTGCCTGGGCAGTTCCCGGTACGGCGGGGCTGGACCACCGGATCGGTGGGCTGGAGAAGGAGGACAAGACCGGCAACATCTCCTACGACCCGGCCAACCACGACCTGATGATCCGGACCCGGCAGGCCAAGGTGGACGGGGTCAGCGTCCCGCTGCTCGAGGTCGACGACCCGGACGGCGACGCGAAGGTGCTGGTGCTCGGCTGGGGTTCGACGTACGGGCCGATCGGGGCCGGCGTACGGCGGGTGCGCAGGGTCGGCGGCAAGATCGCACAGGCTCACCTGCGGCATCTGAACCCGTTCCCGGCGAATCTCGGCGACGTGCTGAAGTCGTACGACAAGGTGCTCGTCCCGGAGATGAACCTGGGTCAGCTGGCGATGCTGCTGCGCGCCAAGTACCTGGTCGACGTCGTCTCGTACGCGCAGGTCCGGGGCATGCCGCTGGGCGCCGCGGAGCTGGCCGAGGTGATCGGGAACCTGGTCGAGGAGACCGCGGGGATCGACGACGACGCGCGGCACCTGGGGCTCGACGCGGCGAATCTGAAGCACGGTGAACAACTGGAGCAGTCGGAGGGAGCACGATGAGCACCGTCGACCTTGGGCTGCCCGGTCTGCCGGGTGGTCTGCGCGGCGTACCGGCGGCGACCGAGCCGCAGAACCGCAAGGAGTACGTCTCGGACCAGGAGGTTCGCTGGTGCCCGGGGTGCGGCGACTACGCCGTACTGGCTGCCTTTCAGGGGTTCCTGCCCGAGCTCGGGATCAAGCGCGAGAACGTCGCGATGGTGTCCGGGATCGGCTGCTCGTCGCGCTTCCCGTACTACCTGTCGACGTACGGCATGCACTCGATCCACGGGCGTGCGCCGGCGATCGCGACCGGGCTCGCGGTGGCGCGGCCGGACCTGAGCGTGTGGGTGGTGACCGGTGACGGCGACGCGCTGTCGATCGGCGGCAACCACCTGATCCACACCCTGCGGCGCAACGTGAACCTGAAGATCCTGCTGTTCAACAACCGGATCTACGGGCTGACCAAGGGGCAATACTCACCGACGTCGGAGCCCGGCAAGGTGACCAAGTCGACGCCGATGGGGTCGGTCGACAACCCGTTCAACCCGGTCTCGCTGGCGCTCGGCGCGGAGGCGACGTTCGTGGCCCGGACGGTCGACTCCGACCGCAAGCACCTGACGTCGGTGCTGAAGGCGGCCGCGGAGCACCGCGGGACGGCGTTCGTGGAGATCTACCAGAACTGCCCGATCTTCAACGACCACGCCTTCGACGCGATCAAGGACCCCGAGACCCGCGACGACGCGATCATCCCGCTCAAGCACGGCGAACCGATCCGCTTCGGCACCGACGGCCACCTCGGCGTCGTCCGCGACGGCTTCGCGTCCCTCGCGGTCCGCGAGGTCGCCGAACTCCCCGGCGGCGAGGCCGACCTGGTCGTGCACGACGCCCACACCGACGACCCGGCGTACGCGTTCGCCCTGTCCCGGCTCACCGACGCCGGCGTCCTGCACCAGGCACCGATCGGTGTCTTCCGCCAGGTCGACCGCCCGGCGTACGACGACCTG
The Kribbella italica DNA segment above includes these coding regions:
- a CDS encoding helix-turn-helix transcriptional regulator: MDDVPWTSTPLVGRSTEMAAMLSAVDDAKTRRAGAILLSGDAGVGKTRLLDEVATGAHERGFGVLVGHCTDFGDAGLPYLPFSEIFGRLAGERPDLVESVLTNFPAIGRLLPTHRLIGAQPVPQDGPLDRAALFDAVLGALTALSTSEPLLVIVEDTHWADDSTRDLIGFLLTRLTSQRLALIVSYRSDDLHRRHPLRRPIAEWSRNPRVRRVTLNPLDAVESRALLNALTTERLPEDEERRILERAGGNAFFTEELVAAASMGDGSAVPPDLADLLLVRLDPLSDDARQVARVIAVAGRRVSHQLLTAVAGLPDRELETALRELIDAHIIEHPGNASYYFRHALLAEAVYDDLLPGERVRQHAAYAKALQDQTVAGTAAELAGHATRSHDLITAFEARVRAGQEALSVAAPQEALKHYEMALELFPSDPAASSVDRTWLIVDTAMAATLSSQHLRAVKLLRKALADLPADAPIRQRAELLLPLSDISLVIDHDQEANEAASQAFRLVADEPASAFKAKVIALYARVCDALGRPMEAERWAREALQVAREVGQESAAGDAGITLAQLRKRAGDPVAAAKQLEEAAVRAQLAGDAAAEVRSRYLLGSNHFDLGELDAAKTALEYAAQRAGELGRQWAAYGFDARRMLALTQFTMGEWDEAAETARADSMTPSAAAAGLRSVGLMVRGGRGDTSVAEDLQAMRKWWSLDVMLPLIGLQPAVEAYRQLDQVAEAEKLIAEVSAQIEYVFQTEWYMAKIRFSALGLQLLCHRVVSEPSAAGELVARGAELLAEGHATAEKGLPPGRVLGVEGIAWLARLEAEWERLRWLADVDPPTAEEHVATWQRTADAFGYGFVIEQAWSRVRLSSALRAAGRVADANEQAQLAAEVGRRLGAQPLLDELGSAADPVGSAALTARETEVLALLAEGRTNRQLARELYISEKTVSVHVSNILAKLGVRSRTEAAAVARRDGLLEA
- a CDS encoding ornithine cyclodeaminase family protein; the protein is MKIFSGDEVRRTVPMAAAVDAVREAFGELRAGNFVLPARQVFGDGAVLVMSAYHPPSRTAVVKKIGIALDQVPAIRATVIWTGAGEQIVADGTSITTLRTGAVVGVATDLLAAADATRLTVIGTGAQSADQVRAVLAVRRIAEVTLVGRDAGKAAALAGSLGEEFPEVRFASGTDIDAGIADAEVVCCATSSSTPLFRADALPARVHVNAIGAFRPTMRELSRDLLATASLVVVDQEEAALEESGEVIDAVEAGVLSRASLLDLGDALAAPPITSGRTLFKSVGVGPQDWAIAKLLSES
- a CDS encoding NADH-quinone oxidoreductase subunit A, encoding MSEAYGVVVAIVLLGLGGLVGAFALNRALTITYSTPEKLTTYESGVDPVGEGWAQIHIRYYLFAYLYVIFAVDAVYLFPWATVFATVGVSSLIEMFVFLAFVTVGLLYAYRKKVLAWT
- a CDS encoding 2-oxoacid:acceptor oxidoreductase subunit alpha codes for the protein MAIEVKQLDRVVIRFAGDSGDGMQLTGDRFTAETASFGNDLSTLPNFPAEIRAPAGTLPGVSSFQLHFADHDILTPGDAPDVLIAMNPAALKANLRDVPRGATLIVDTADFTTRNLKRIGYDANPLETGELEAYHVVALNLTGMTVESVKEFGLSRKDASRAKNMYALGLVSWLFQRPVESTIEFLQTKFAGKPDIRDANIAAFRAGFNFGETAEEFSVRYEVKPAKMATGTYRNISGNLALAYGLVAGARRAGLPLVLGAYPITPASDVLHELSKLKRFDVTTIQAEDEIAGVGAALGASFAGALGVTTSSGPGISLKSETIGLGVMLELPLVVCDIQRAGPSTGMPTKTEQADLLQVMFGRNGEAPLPVLAAQSPADCFAIAVEATRIAVTYRTPVFVLSDGYLANGSEPWQIPAVDDLVKIDPNFTTEPNATTDDGKPTYLPYLRDPETLARAWAVPGTAGLDHRIGGLEKEDKTGNISYDPANHDLMIRTRQAKVDGVSVPLLEVDDPDGDAKVLVLGWGSTYGPIGAGVRRVRRVGGKIAQAHLRHLNPFPANLGDVLKSYDKVLVPEMNLGQLAMLLRAKYLVDVVSYAQVRGMPLGAAELAEVIGNLVEETAGIDDDARHLGLDAANLKHGEQLEQSEGAR
- a CDS encoding 2-oxoacid:ferredoxin oxidoreductase subunit beta, which gives rise to MSTVDLGLPGLPGGLRGVPAATEPQNRKEYVSDQEVRWCPGCGDYAVLAAFQGFLPELGIKRENVAMVSGIGCSSRFPYYLSTYGMHSIHGRAPAIATGLAVARPDLSVWVVTGDGDALSIGGNHLIHTLRRNVNLKILLFNNRIYGLTKGQYSPTSEPGKVTKSTPMGSVDNPFNPVSLALGAEATFVARTVDSDRKHLTSVLKAAAEHRGTAFVEIYQNCPIFNDHAFDAIKDPETRDDAIIPLKHGEPIRFGTDGHLGVVRDGFASLAVREVAELPGGEADLVVHDAHTDDPAYAFALSRLTDAGVLHQAPIGVFRQVDRPAYDDLVRQQVDTAKETQGTGDLQSLITGSDTWTVA